In Pongo pygmaeus isolate AG05252 chromosome 19, NHGRI_mPonPyg2-v2.0_pri, whole genome shotgun sequence, the genomic stretch CCTTGGAGGGCGTCTAGGTGGCAAAGGGTTAGGCTGCCCACCGCAAGGGGAGCTGGGCTGCACGGGTGGTGTCCCCTGCAGGTGGGCCTGCCCCGCACCAGCCCTTCCGAGCCCTCAGCTGGGGTTTCTGCAGCAGGAGTGTGGGCACAGGGCGTGCTCGTGAGGGGCTCTTCTGCCCCACTTGAGACGTCACCCCCATCTTCAGGCCTGTCTTCCTTCGGGAGCATGGATGGGCGAGGACCCCGGTGCTTCCTAACACGTAGGTGCCTTCTCTCCTCAGTCATCACCCCTCCAAAAACAGTCCTGGACGACCACACGCGGACCCTCTTTCAGGTACCTGAGGGCCTCCCTGAGGTGCTGCGGGGCCGGGCCCTCCAGGGAGGGCAGGACGGGAGGGTGAGGCCTGCAGTCAGGAAGGAGAGGCCTGGCAGGCGCTGGGGCGGGATAATAAAGCCTTTGAGAGCCGGTGGGTTCAGAGGGGGCCGTGCGCCTCTGAAGTTGTTTCTGACGGGGCTTTCCAGCCTCCTCTGCTTCCTGCCTGGCCCCGGGTGGGAAAGGGCCTGAGAGGCGGCCTGCCTGAGCTGAGGCGGCTTGGAGGTCTCGGCCCCCCTGGGCTGCTGTGCTGGGGCCAAGGCGGCACCGGTCCCTGCCCGGGGGTCTGGGTGAGGAAGGGCCTGGCAGGCCTCGGAGCAGGGCTCGGGGAGCCCCAGAGGGACCAGGCCCTCAGCCGGAGGCGGCCGCCTTGGGCTTCAGCTGCCAAGCCCGTGTTCCTGCCCCTTCcccctgcctggcctctcccgCCCCTGCTAGGAACGCCGTGGTGCCCATAGCTGTCCGCTGCTTCTGTGGGTCCCTGCTGCCTCGCTGAGGGCTCCTGAGGGTGGGGCCAGGGTGAGGGTGCCGGGTCCCCAGCCCTGCTGGGCCGCCCTCCAGAGCCAGAAGCAATGAATGTCCTGTCCTTGGCCTGTGGGAGAGCTGCCTGGGGCCTTCCGAAGCCCTCTGGCCTAATGGTTTCCTCTTCAAAGCCTCTTCAGATATTTTAATTAGCAACAGAggcgggttttttttttaagtggccaCAGGCCTCTGCAGAGGCCTGGGTTGGAGGTGAGAAGCTTGCTCGCTGCCTGGGGCTGCAGCCACTTGCTGAGATGGGGCAAGAAGGCTGGCAGCTGCCAGGCGTGATCAGGAGCAGGACTGAGCGGGATTCCCTGCAGCGGAGGCAGGGGAGGGGTGAGACAGTCCCCTCTCAGCCCCCGAGCTGCCGGGCGGACTCTGGGCCTCCTTCTTCCGTCTCCATCCCCTCCCTTGCTGGCCAGCCAGTTGATAAACATTGAATTTGGAAGATGCCTTGGGATGGAGGAGGACCAGTGCCCAGGCCTGCAGCCCACCCTCCCGCTGGGAGGCCCCTGAGAGCACTGGGGTGCTGCTGCCCTGTTTCTGGGGATGCTTGGCTTCCCTACCAGCCACCGTCTCCTGCCTTCCATCAGCTCGGCTCTAGCCTCGGGGCCTCTCGGGGTGGTGTCCCCAGTGAcgtgcctgcctgcctgccgtCAGAGAGCTGGCGGGGCTGAGGGAAGGAAGCCTGCCTCCCTGGCAGGCAAGCAGGCAGCGGGCACGGAAGCACCAGCTTTCATGTCTCTGGCAGAGCCCCGCTCCGGCTGCCTGCTGCCTGGGGGGTGTCCCGGGGCCGGCCCCCTGCTTCCAAGAGGGACAGCGTGCGTGGGTGTGGGGGCTCGGGTAGCCCGGCAGCCCTCTGTGGCCCTGGCCCAGGAGAGCGCAGGTTTTCTGGGAGGGCTGGGAGGAGGCGGCCAGGAGTGAGGACTGGGAATTGTGAGCAGTGTGGGGGCACCACTGTGGGGAACAaagcccccagcccctgcctgaaACCTGCTTCCTGGCCCTGGGCGTCAGGGCTGGCACTGCCCTGGTGTCCTCGCACAGTCACCTCTGTGTGCGGTCCGCGTCCTCATGTCATGAGGAAGGTCACCCTGGGCTAAGCCCACCTTTGATGTCACGGTCACCTCACTTATCTCTTCAAAGGCCCTACTGTTTGGGCTTCCTTCCATTGGCTTTGGGGGGGCAAGCCTGCCTCCTAACACCCTCCGTTTGTTGGAGCTCCCAGGCTGCCTCCGGGGACCCTCTGCCAGGACACAGGCCACCCTTGCTGCCTGGTTCCCCACTCCCCAAGCCACTCACCTGGCAGGGCGTGTCTGGCACTTCTGGCCTGAGTGCCTGCTGGGCGCCCGCCCCCAGCCAGTTCtgtcctccttcctttccacccAGGACAGCCCCGTCCTGCACTGCCGTGTCGCCCACTGCCGGGGCCTCTCTGGGACCGACAGGCCCCCTTCCTTCCACACACCAGGCCCTACCCCACCTGGACCCTCTGAAATGTTCCTTGTTGACAAATGGTCTTGCAGAAGGCGGGGATGGCTCCTGCAGCCCCCACTCCTGCTCTGTGGGTGGACGCCCCGTCTCTCCCTCCCAGGCGCCGTGGTGCCATCTCCCTCCCGGGCGCCATGATGCTGCTTCCCTCCCAGGCACTGTGGTGCCACCTCCCTCCCAGGCGCCGTGGTGCCATCTCCCTCCCAGGCGCCGTGGTGCCATCTCCCTCCCGGACACCATGATGCTGCCTCCCTCCCAGGCACTGTGGTGCCATCTCCCTGCCCAGGCACTGTGGTGCCACCTCCCTCCCAGGCACCATGATGCTGCCTCCCTCCCAGGCGCCGTGGTGCCATCTCCCTCCCGGACACCATGATGCTGCCTCCCTCCCAGGCACTGTGGTGCCATCTCGCTGCCCAGGCACTGTGGTGCCATCTCCCTCCCGGGCACCGTGGTGCCACCTCCCTCCCGGACACCGTGATGCCGCCTCCCTCCCGGACACCATGATGCTGCCTCCCTCCCAGGCGCCGTGGTGCCATCTCCCTCCCGGGCGTCTTGAGCTGCAAGGGCTCCTCTCTTGGCTTCGTTCCCCGGAGGGTGGTGCCGTTCTCGTTGGAGGGGGCGGCCGGGCGTTGGGCCGCGTGTGCATGCAGCCCCTACAGAGTTGCTGCTCCGTGGGGGTTGGCGTGGGCCTCCTTTCGGAAGCTCTTCCTGGCAACACTGAGTGGGGCAAGGGGTTGGCAGCAGAGAGGCGGCTGGATTTGGGACCCCAGTGTCCTGGGAGGCAGCTAGGGAGGGGCCGGCTCCAGGCCCTCAGGCTGTGTCAGGGCAGGGCGGGCACCCCCACTTCTCCCTGTCAGCCGAGGGAGCCAGGCAGGGGCAGCCTGAGACCTCCTGGGACAGTCCTGGTGGGGAGAGGCCCCTCAGCCTGTGCCTCCCTCAAAGGCCCTTCCCGGGCCCTGCTCTGGCTGGGGGGACGGTGTGACCCACCTTCCCTTTCTAGGCCCAGCTTGGTGACCGGGGTGGCTCCATTCACCCTGGGTCCCTTACTGAAATGGTGCCTGGGAACCAGGGCAGAGAACACCCTTTCCAGCGGTGGGAGATGGAGGTGACGTGGACTCTGGGAGGCTCCTTTTTTGGGGTCCATCCAGAGGCCGAGCCTCTCCAAGCACTGGTCAGCCTCCATGCCACCCAGTCTGCCGACCCTCCTCTCCACCATCCCCTCGTCCGAGCAGTGGCGATCCCTCCCGAGTCAAGGCTGGGCACAAGCACATGGGGACAGGCCGGGTAGGCTGCGTGCCTCAGTGCTCCCTGCACAGAGGTGCAGACAGAGCCCAGGTGCCCCAGGCCCGGCTGCCAAGCCTACTTCCCTCTCCTAGTGTTCCCGAGTCCTGCCTGCCCCTTTCTGTGCGTCCCGTGAGGCAGTGCTGGTTGAGGGTCCTAGCCTGTGGGGGCTATGATGAAAACCAGGTGCCTCTCTGCATCGGTGGCTTCTGAGGGAGCCCTCTTGCCCGGCAGCAGGTGGGATGCAGATGGGGCTGGCCAGGCCTCCTGTGCCCACAGCAGCCTCTGGGCAGTGTCTCCTGGGCTTCTGTGAGCAGCCGCAGCCTGGGTGTGAATCTTGGAGGCCCGGTGGTGGCGGAGCATGCTCTCCATCTGGGAGAGGCCGAGACCACGGCGGCTCCTGGCGCTGTCCTTCCCGTGCCCCTTCCTGGCTCCCCAGTTTCCGGCGCCTCTCCAGGGCCACTCGGGCAGCCCCTGCCCACCCCACAGGCCCTTCTCTCCTCATAAGGCTTTGATCCCAGGCGGCACAATTGGGTTTTCAAAGCATTCACGGCCCTTGTTTGTGTCCCTGGGCCCCCggctggaggctgaggtttcAGCGTTCCTGGGCCTGGCCTTTGAAGCTTCCTCTTATTAATCTTTTAacatcccccagccccacccccacccccagcctgtgGCCCCGAGCAGCCTGGAGCCGGGAGGGGGAATCTGGAGCTGGGAGGGGGATACCCCAGCCTGGCAGCTGCACCCCTCCACGGTGGTCCCGGCACATCCGCCAggacccaccacgcctggccccaccTTCCTCGGGTGCAGAGGCCAGAGGAGGGAGGACTGTGATGCTGCATGGCTTGAGGACCCTCGAGGCCCCAGCGTTCAGCTGGCTTGGGGGTTGGGGTGGTCCCATGGAGGGCGCTGGTCCCAGGATGCCCTGGCCTTGCTTACAGGGGTAGGGTTGGTGTCAGACAGGAAGCTGGGCGATGGGCTCATGGGGGCCGGGCAGGCGGAGCCTGCCTGAGGGTGGAGCTGGGGCCTGGCCCTGGGGGGTGTGGCTGCCTCCACAGCAGGGGGGTGCTCTGCCCATGGTGCCCACCCGGCCCCTGAGCCCCCCGCCCTCTCTGCAGGTGAACCTCTTCCCGACTGCTCTGGTGCACTTTGGAGCCGAGGAGCCGGCAGGTGAGTGTCGGTGGTTGGGGCCAGTGTTGGAGTCCAGCCAGCCTGTCCCTGGACCTCAGAGCCAGCTGCCCCGGAGGGCGTTCGGTCTGAGAGGGAGATGTGTGGTGCCCAGTAGCCACCTCCCCGAGAGAGGACTGGGACAGCCACCTGCTGACCACCCCCCTCCCAGAGCTGAGTGCTGGTGGGCAGGTGCTGGGTGGATGGTGAGTGGGCCCCTCCTCAGAGGCTGAGGGTGAGCTTGGGCCTCCCTGCAGGTGTCTACCTGGAGCCTGGCCTGCTGGAGCATGCCATCTCCCCATCTGCGGCCGACGTGCTGGTGGCCAGGTAAGTGCCGGTGGGTCTGGGGGCACCTCCCGTGGCGGCACTCACCACTCTGTGTCTTCGCCTCCCCACAGGTACATGTCCAGGGCTGCCAGGTCCCCTTCCCCATTGCCAGCCCCTGACCCTGCACGTGAGTCTGAGCCAGCTGCTGAGGAGGGGGCGCTGGTCCCCCCAGAGCCCATCCCAGGGACGGCCCAGCCCGTGAAGAGGAGCCTGGGCAAGGTGCCCAAGTGGCTGAAGCTGCCTGGTACTGTGGCCGGGTGGAGGGCGGAGGTCTGGGTGGTGTGGCAGGGCCAGTGGGCTGGGGGGCTAGGTGCTATGGCTGGCAGGGCCGAGTGCTTCAGCCGGGCTGGTGGGCGGGTGGCTGGGTGGTGAGAGCCCAGGGCCTGTGGTCACCCTGGTGTGTCTGCACTACAGCCAGCAAGAGGTGAGAGCTGCCAGCCCGAGGTGCCCACTCTGCCAGCCACAGGACCACCTCCCCTGCCAGCAGGAATAAAGACTTGTGCATCCCTCAACGCCTTCCTGTCGTGCTTCCTCCAGAAAAGGGGCCCCGTCCTCTGCCCTGGCTCAGCTGGACCGCAGTGTCCAGGCCTGAGAGCCTGGTGGACCGTGGTGTGCATCCTGAACCCGCGTGGGTCTCCTCTTCATTTTTACCTAACAGTTATTTACTCCTCCAAGGAGAACAGAAGTGCTGGAGGAAAGTCTTTTGGGGGAAATTACCTGCAACCCAGGAGCCAAGCCCCAGAccaggagctgggggaggagcTAGTAGGTCACCCCACATCTGTAGGGCAGGGCCTGGCCTCAGGCCTCCCGCTGCCCCCAGGCGGCTGTAGTGCTGGGTTCTGGCCCCGGTCCACCCTGCAGCCGGCCTCCCCAGCAAGTCTGATGACTTCCACAGGCTCCCAGGGCTTTCAAACTGACCTACTGAGGTGGGCAGGGCGGGGAAGGGGTGGATCCCAGCAGCTGCCCGGGGCTACTGGGGCTAAATCAAGGATGAAGAAGCTTGCCTCAAAGTTGTCTTCGGGCACCAGGGCAGGAGAGAAGCTGGGTCGCCTCCGATGGTTCCCACGGGGCAGCTCTTGTGCTTCCCACCCTGGGGCCTGACCCCCTACCGCTTCCCCTCCCTGCGTGGGGCTCCAGGATGGCGCTCAGCTGAGAGCCCCTGGGGTGCTTCCAGTCCTGGGCTCTGacaagagagagaaagtggggtGGGCTGGAGGGGAAGTGGTCCAAGGCCTTGCCCGCTTCCCAAGCGTTGGCACAAGTGGAGCTTATGCCAGAGGCCCCTGAGAGTCAGAGGGCAGCCAGACCTGGGTGGGGCATCCAGACAGGTCCCACAGCCCCGTGTCTCCAAGGGTGGGCAGGGGGTGTGGCCTGAGGGGGCTGACCTGTACCTCTATGGCACTGCTCGGGACCGGTGTCGGAGAAAAGGGGAGGCCCTTTCTTCATTTCAGCAGGCCCTCGGGCCGGGGTCCGTCTCACCCTGTGCATCGTGATCCTGCCTGTGGCCACTGCCTGCAGCCACAGGAACATTCCTGGAAGCCACTGCCCACTGGTGGCAGCCCCCGTGGCTGCCCCAACCCCTGGGGTAGAGTAACATTTTCCAGGCGGGCGGCCACATGTACGCGGTCCGGGTTCCACAGCGCCTGGGGGTGGGGCCGAGGCACTCGCACACATGCTGTTTGTTAGTGCGTCCTCCTGGCGCTTTGCTTTCTTACCAGGAGTGGAAGGGCGCACACGGGGAGTGCGGCTTTGAAGCAGTTTGACTTTGGTGATTAATGGCAAGAAGGCCAAGCTGGGAGAGACAGTTTTGATTTATTGGTGTTGCTTTGTGAGAACAAATTTATAGCCTGGAGAAGTATCTTCCAAGGGGAATATCGCATGGCTGGTAAGGTCACACTCCAGCTTTGATGTCGGGTGGCAGGAATGTGGGCAGGAGGCAGCGCTGCCAGCCGCTGTTTGTCAAACACACAGGCTACCTGCTGGCCAGGCCTTTCCCAGCACCTGCCTGTAGGACCCCAGGTGGCATGCATGCACACTATTGCCCCAGGGAGGAGAGGCAGGGACTCCCCAGGTGCTGCCCCTTCCCACACCAGTGTCCCCACTGGACACTCCAAGGCCAGCAGCGTGCTGCAGTCCTGCCCCTTCTGCACAGGCTGGAGACTCCCAGAGATCTTGTTTGAATCAACTCCAAATCCCTCAGGTCCTTCCCTGCCTGTTATCAGAGGCCGCTGGAAACACAAGGCCTGCTTCTGTGGACCAGGGGCTCCTCTGGGGGTGGCTTCAGCCACGGCTGAGATCCCTAGAAGTCCAGGAGCTGTGGGGGAGAGAAGCACTTAGGGCCAGCCAGCCGGGCACCCCCACTTGCGCCCCGACCCATGCTCACGCACCAGCTGCGGAAGCACCTTCTCCAGCTGGTCCACGTCCACACGGAGCGCGTCTTCTGCCTGGGCCTGCCGCACCCCGCGGACTGCTGCTTCTGCGGTGAGAAACGCGACAGGTGGGGGATGCCGGGGGGATCTTAAACCCGAGCCCAGTGAGAGCCTCAGCCTGGGCCGGTGCCCCCCCCCACACCCACGGGCAGCCCCCAGAACCAGGCCACATCACCTGACAAACAGGCTCAGGAGACCCAAGTTTAGGCCCTTATGGGAAACGGGAAAACATGTCTTGGTTTTCCCGCTGGAAAAACGCAAAAGGAATTCCGGATGCTGTGCCCGGAGGGAGCGTGGGCCCTGGGCTCACCCACAACGAAGACCTTCAGCAACTCCACCATGAGCTGCAGCGCATCCCCGCTCACTGCAAGGCAGGGGGAGGTTATGCGGGACCCTCAGCCACCACTCTGGCTGGGTGCTCCAGACGTACCCCTGCCCTCCCGAGGCCTTGGCCCTGCAGAGTTGCAGGAAAGGGTCCCTGAGGACAGATACGGGGACCCACCTCCCGCCCGCACCCCCACCCGCACCTTTGGTCTTGTCATCCTTGAAGTGCAGGTGCAGCAGCCTGCTCACCAGCTCCTAGAGGGGAGGAGGGTGTCAGCGCCAGGCCCCGCCCTCCCCCCGCACCCCCCAGGGTGGTGACCATTCTGGTGACAGTGGCTGTGACTTCTGGCTGGAGACGCCTTCTGTGCTTGGGCCTCTCCCAGGGCAGGGGACAAGGGCCAGCCTAGTGCTTCGGGTGGCAGAAGCTGAAGCAGATGTGTGGGCAGCTCCACTAGGGGGCACCAGGGCTCTGCGCAGGGTCTGTGCTGGGGGCCTCCCTACAGCGTGAGTGGTCGCAGACAAGGGAGCAGGCCCCGCTGCTGGGGCTCCAGGGAGAGAGTGGAGAAAGGCCTCGTCGAGTCCGGCCTAATCTTGCACTCCCATCCCCGGCAGAGGGCCATGGCTCTGCTCTCCTTGTGG encodes the following:
- the LOC129017157 gene encoding LOW QUALITY PROTEIN: uncharacterized protein LOC129017157 (The sequence of the model RefSeq protein was modified relative to this genomic sequence to represent the inferred CDS: deleted 1 base in 1 codon); this encodes MMLPPSQAPWCHLPPGHHDAASLPGTVVPSRCPGTVVPSPSRAPWCHLPPGHRDAASLPDTMMLPPSQAPWCHLPPGRLELQGLLSWLRSPEGGAVLVGGGGRALGRVCMQPLQSCCSVGVGVGLLSEALPGNTEWGKGLAAERRLDLGPQCPGRQLGRGRLQALRLCQGRAGTPTSPCQPREPGRGSLRPPGTVLVGRGPSACASLKGPSRALLWLGGRCDPPSLSRPSLVTGVAPFTLGPLLKWCLGPGQRTPFPAVGDGGDVDSGRLLFWGPSRGRASPSTGQPPCHPVCRPSSPPSPRPSSGDPSRVKAGHKHMGTGRVGCVPQCSLHRGADRAQVPQARLPSLLPSPSVPESCLPLSVRPVRQCWLRVLACGGYDENQVPLCIGGF
- the CENPX gene encoding centromere protein X isoform X5 produces the protein MEGPGAGSGFRKELVSRLLHLHFKDDKTKEAAVRGVRQAQAEDALRVDVDQLEKVLPQLLLDF
- the CENPX gene encoding centromere protein X isoform X2, whose product is MEGPGAGSGFRKELVSRLLHLHFKDDKTKVSGDALQLMVELLKVFVVEAAVRGVRQAQAEDALRVDVDQLEKVLPQLLLDF
- the CENPX gene encoding centromere protein X isoform X6, with the protein product MEGPGAGSGFRKELVSRLLHLHFKDDKTKEAAVRGVRQAQAEDALRVDVDQLEKLLDF
- the CENPX gene encoding centromere protein X isoform X3, which produces MEGPGAGSGFRKELVSRLLHLHFKDDKTKVSGDALQLMVELLKVFVVEAAVRGVRQAQAEDALRVDVDQLEKLLDF
- the CENPX gene encoding centromere protein X isoform X4 translates to MEGPGAGSGFRKELVSRLLHLHFKDDKTKEAAVRGVRQAQAEDALRVDVDQLEKVLPQLVREHGSGRKWGCPAGWP
- the CENPX gene encoding centromere protein X isoform X1, whose translation is MEGPGAGSGFRKELVSRLLHLHFKDDKTKVSGDALQLMVELLKVFVVGEPRAHAPSGHSIRNSFCVFPAGKPRHVFPFPIRA